The following proteins are co-located in the Pseudomonadota bacterium genome:
- a CDS encoding FAD-binding oxidoreductase produces MPAIPNTVHWSRTAIPETRFPALTGDVNADVVVIGGGLTGLRSAIGLAEAGVDVVLLEANAIAHGASGRSGGQCNPIWRQTPEQLRAKWGAAQAGRLITTTLGAADALFDDIARYGVDCDAEQHGWVQAAHTHASRRTLETLGDGWRAVGADITVLEGDEVTARCGSSAYGYALFHRRGGHVHPLSLSRGYAAAATRLGARLHCDSPVRNIARDGSTWRVTTAAGSVTSAQVVLATNAYTPQELWPALASSIVPMVSICLATEPLSEAQRAEVLPGRVTLSDCRLAIYYTRYDRDNRLVFGCIGSSEQADRLGGTRRLLNGLHTVFPQLKGIGIECVWGGHIAMTPDMMPKIHEPAPGVTAGLGFSGRGIAMTSVMGRALAARVLGGAADALPFPVTPLTPIPFHRPISALVPLAPPFLAARDALHATTNAL; encoded by the coding sequence ATGCCCGCCATCCCGAACACCGTGCACTGGTCCCGAACCGCGATTCCCGAGACCCGATTCCCGGCCCTGACTGGCGACGTCAACGCGGACGTCGTGGTCATCGGCGGCGGGTTGACCGGTTTGCGGAGCGCCATCGGCCTGGCGGAAGCCGGCGTCGACGTGGTGCTGCTCGAGGCGAACGCGATCGCCCACGGCGCCTCGGGCCGGAGCGGTGGGCAGTGCAACCCGATCTGGCGGCAGACGCCCGAGCAACTGCGCGCGAAATGGGGGGCCGCGCAAGCGGGCCGTCTGATCACGACCACGCTCGGGGCCGCCGACGCCCTGTTCGACGACATCGCGCGCTACGGGGTGGACTGCGACGCCGAGCAGCACGGCTGGGTGCAGGCCGCCCACACGCACGCGTCGCGTCGCACCCTGGAGACGCTTGGCGATGGCTGGCGCGCGGTGGGCGCCGACATCACGGTGCTCGAGGGCGACGAGGTGACCGCGCGGTGCGGGTCTTCTGCTTACGGCTACGCCCTATTTCACCGGCGCGGCGGTCATGTCCACCCGCTGTCACTGAGCCGCGGCTACGCTGCTGCAGCCACTCGGCTCGGTGCCCGACTCCACTGCGACTCACCGGTGCGCAACATCGCCCGGGACGGCAGCACGTGGCGCGTGACCACGGCGGCCGGTTCAGTCACCTCGGCGCAGGTGGTGTTGGCGACCAACGCGTACACCCCACAGGAACTCTGGCCGGCGTTGGCCAGCAGCATCGTGCCCATGGTCAGCATCTGTTTGGCCACCGAGCCGCTGTCCGAGGCACAGCGCGCCGAGGTGCTGCCGGGCCGGGTCACGCTCTCGGATTGCCGCCTGGCGATCTACTACACGCGCTACGACCGCGACAATCGCCTCGTCTTCGGCTGCATCGGCAGTTCGGAACAGGCCGACCGACTCGGTGGCACCCGACGGTTGCTGAACGGCTTGCACACGGTGTTTCCCCAGCTCAAGGGCATCGGCATCGAGTGCGTCTGGGGCGGGCACATCGCGATGACTCCGGACATGATGCCGAAAATCCACGAGCCGGCGCCGGGTGTCACGGCCGGGCTCGGGTTCAGTGGCCGCGGGATCGCGATGACCTCGGTCATGGGGCGCGCGCTTGCGGCGCGCGTGCTCGGTGGCGCGGCCGACGCGTTGCCGTTCCCGGTCACTCCCCTCACCCCCATTCCCTTCCACCGGCCGATCAGCGCGCTGGTGCCACTTGCACCGCCCTTTCTGGCGGCGCGCGACGCGCTCCACGCGACCACGAACGCACTCTGA
- a CDS encoding cupin domain-containing protein, which translates to MTPAQMAQRTVRYGELVPCKTAFIDAHTPGSDQKENFTIIGAGVSESPDQHVHIRDTPGFNIGAAGQPPHCRNSLHTHRTAEVFFVLRGRWRFFWGRWGNAGEVTLEEGDVFNIPTGMFRGFENIGTDYGMIMAILGGDDAGGGVVWAPQVIEEARDHGLVLADTGRLYDTTRGESLPEGVAPMPVMEDAALAQMAEPTSQQVVPRCVARYWDMMALADRAPARVIGEDALLYDRPGFEVDFVGRHSLGDRRIESPRHEILMPQRGHWSLTWDGGSTTLNPGDTCAVPPGLAHTLTPSMSGEASLFRVRNTDDRAGPTTPRPA; encoded by the coding sequence ATGACACCCGCCCAGATGGCCCAACGCACCGTGCGTTACGGCGAGCTTGTGCCGTGCAAGACCGCGTTTATCGACGCCCACACACCGGGTTCGGATCAGAAGGAAAACTTCACCATCATCGGCGCCGGGGTCTCCGAGAGCCCGGACCAGCATGTGCACATCCGCGACACCCCGGGCTTCAACATCGGCGCGGCCGGGCAGCCCCCGCACTGCCGCAACTCGCTGCACACCCACCGCACCGCCGAGGTGTTTTTCGTGCTGCGCGGCCGCTGGCGTTTCTTCTGGGGCCGCTGGGGGAACGCGGGCGAGGTCACCCTCGAGGAAGGTGACGTCTTCAATATCCCGACGGGTATGTTCCGTGGCTTCGAGAACATCGGCACCGACTACGGCATGATCATGGCGATACTCGGCGGGGACGATGCCGGCGGCGGTGTCGTCTGGGCTCCGCAGGTGATCGAGGAGGCGCGCGACCACGGGCTGGTGCTCGCCGACACCGGGCGGCTGTACGACACCACGCGCGGTGAATCGCTGCCCGAGGGTGTCGCACCGATGCCGGTGATGGAGGACGCCGCACTCGCCCAGATGGCCGAGCCGACCAGCCAGCAGGTGGTGCCCCGCTGCGTCGCTCGCTACTGGGACATGATGGCGCTCGCCGACCGCGCACCGGCGCGTGTCATCGGCGAGGATGCCCTGCTTTACGACCGGCCCGGATTCGAAGTGGATTTCGTCGGCCGCCACTCGCTCGGTGACCGGCGCATCGAGAGCCCGCGTCACGAGATCCTGATGCCGCAGCGCGGCCACTGGTCACTCACCTGGGACGGCGGGTCGACCACGCTCAACCCCGGCGACACCTGCGCCGTGCCCCCCGGCTTGGCCCACACCCTGACACCGTCGATGAGCGGTGAAGCCAGTTTGTTCCGCGTTCGCAACACGGACGACCGCGCCGGGCCGACCACCCCGCGTCCCGCGTGA
- a CDS encoding alpha/beta fold hydrolase, whose amino-acid sequence MCDDRLFAPQIGALAGERTVHVAPITGADTVAGLAAEVLAQAPPRFALAGLSMGGIVAMAIVQQAPDRVERLALLDTNPLPDVPERVAVRNRQIAAATAGGLRDILRDEMKPHYLGDSPNRERILALCMAMGEALGPTVFVRQSRALRDRPDLCSALAHYHRPALVLCGRDDVLCPPERHRLMADLLVDADLVVVDGAGHLPTLEQPNATNDTLRRWLTRAPRMASAGQEGPGKSPLTARAEVHRP is encoded by the coding sequence ATGTGCGATGACCGGCTGTTCGCGCCGCAGATCGGTGCGCTCGCCGGTGAGCGCACCGTGCACGTCGCGCCCATCACGGGCGCGGACACTGTCGCCGGGCTCGCCGCCGAGGTGCTCGCACAGGCGCCGCCCCGGTTTGCGCTCGCGGGGTTGTCGATGGGCGGCATCGTGGCGATGGCAATCGTTCAGCAGGCGCCCGACCGGGTCGAACGACTCGCCCTGCTGGACACCAATCCGTTGCCGGACGTGCCCGAGCGCGTCGCCGTGCGGAACCGCCAGATCGCGGCCGCGACAGCCGGGGGGCTGCGCGACATCCTGCGCGACGAGATGAAGCCGCACTACCTCGGCGACAGCCCGAACCGCGAGCGCATCCTCGCACTCTGCATGGCCATGGGTGAGGCACTCGGTCCGACGGTGTTTGTGCGCCAGTCTCGCGCGTTGCGAGACCGCCCGGATCTGTGCAGCGCACTTGCGCACTACCACCGACCCGCCCTGGTCCTGTGCGGTCGAGACGACGTGCTGTGTCCACCCGAACGCCACCGCCTCATGGCCGATCTGCTCGTTGACGCCGACCTCGTGGTGGTGGACGGCGCGGGCCACCTGCCGACGCTGGAGCAACCGAATGCGACGAACGACACGCTGCGCCGTTGGTTGACCCGCGCGCCGCGCATGGCCTCAGCCGGTCAGGAAGGCCCGGGAAAAAGCCCGCTCACCGCGCGCGCTGAAGTGCACCGCCCGTGA